In a genomic window of Streptomyces roseoviridis:
- a CDS encoding MFS transporter produces the protein MSRDGYGPAVSLPGDPPGGRRAALVWGVGVAVYFVAVIFRTSLGVAGLDAADRFGVNASALSTFSILQLLVYAGMQIPVGLMVDRLGTKKVLTFGVLLFTLGQLGFALSPSYGMALASRALLGCGDAMTFISVLRLGNRWFPARRGPLVAQLAGLVGMAGNLVSTIVLSRLLHGVGWTAAFAGSSVAGVLVLVLLLLFLKDHPEGHEPAPAPRAGGASVRRQIAESWREPGTRLGLWVHFTTQFPAMVFLLLWGMPFLVEAQGLERGTAGELLTLVVLSNMVVGLVYGQVIARHHAARAPLALGTIAVTALLWATTLAYPGDRAPMWLLITLCVVLGACGPASMIGFDFARPANPPERQGTASGIVNMGGFVASMTTLFAVGVLLDATGDDYRIAFSSVFVLEALGVVQILRLKSRTARRERERLVASRVEAVHVPA, from the coding sequence GTGAGCCGGGACGGATACGGTCCGGCGGTCAGCCTGCCCGGCGACCCGCCCGGCGGCCGCCGCGCCGCCCTCGTCTGGGGCGTCGGCGTCGCCGTCTACTTCGTCGCCGTCATCTTCCGCACCTCGCTCGGCGTCGCCGGACTCGACGCCGCCGACCGCTTCGGCGTCAACGCCTCCGCCCTGTCCACCTTCTCCATACTCCAGCTGCTGGTCTACGCGGGCATGCAGATACCCGTCGGCCTCATGGTCGACCGGCTCGGCACCAAGAAGGTGCTGACCTTCGGCGTGCTGCTGTTCACCCTGGGCCAGCTGGGCTTCGCGCTCTCCCCCTCGTACGGCATGGCCCTCGCCTCCCGCGCCCTGCTCGGCTGCGGCGACGCGATGACCTTCATCAGCGTGCTGCGGCTCGGCAACCGCTGGTTCCCCGCCCGCCGCGGGCCGCTCGTCGCACAGCTCGCCGGACTGGTCGGCATGGCCGGCAACCTCGTCTCCACGATCGTCCTCTCCCGGCTCCTGCACGGCGTCGGCTGGACCGCCGCCTTCGCGGGGAGTTCCGTCGCGGGCGTCCTCGTCCTCGTGCTGCTGCTGCTGTTCCTCAAGGACCACCCCGAGGGCCACGAGCCCGCGCCCGCACCGCGCGCCGGCGGCGCGTCCGTCCGCCGGCAGATCGCCGAGTCCTGGCGGGAGCCCGGCACCCGGCTCGGCCTGTGGGTGCACTTCACCACCCAGTTCCCCGCCATGGTGTTCCTGCTGCTGTGGGGCATGCCCTTCCTCGTCGAGGCCCAGGGCCTCGAACGGGGGACCGCGGGCGAACTGCTGACCCTGGTCGTGCTCTCCAACATGGTGGTCGGACTCGTCTACGGGCAGGTCATCGCCCGGCACCACGCCGCCCGCGCTCCCCTGGCGCTCGGCACCATCGCCGTCACGGCCCTGCTGTGGGCGACGACGCTCGCCTATCCGGGGGACCGGGCGCCGATGTGGCTGCTGATCACCCTCTGCGTCGTCCTCGGCGCCTGCGGCCCGGCCTCCATGATCGGCTTCGACTTCGCCCGCCCCGCCAACCCGCCCGAGCGGCAGGGCACGGCCTCCGGCATCGTCAACATGGGCGGCTTCGTGGCCTCCATGACGACGCTCTTCGCGGTGGGCGTGCTGCTGGACGCCACCGGCGACGACTACCGGATCGCCTTCTCCTCCGTCTTCGTCCTCGAAGCGCTCGGCGTCGTGCAGATCCTCCGGCTGAAGTCCCGCACCGCCCGCCGGGAGCGCGAACGGCTGGTCGCGAGCCGCGTGGAGGCGGTGCACGTACCGGCGTGA
- a CDS encoding alpha-ketoglutarate-dependent dioxygenase AlkB: MSDEIILCDLATEEDLFAELSASVLFEDVGKGRRGAVLTRIDESGRVPLVRTTTRYGSPAQPFRPVHERLARRIRERAALPGRFDNALVESYTHAYRTMGSHSDQALDLAENSFIAVFSCYRDPSAGPSRKLVFEEKGPGTETFEIPLAHHGVVAFSTATNRRLRHRILLDAPAQAPDNTWLGVTFRMSKTLVRYHDGHVHLPEGARLTAADEEQRRAFYRLRRRENEETDFVYPPLTYTVSESDLMPPRPPDGSG, translated from the coding sequence ATTTCCGACGAGATCATTCTGTGTGACCTCGCGACCGAAGAGGACCTCTTCGCGGAGCTTTCCGCTTCGGTCCTTTTCGAGGACGTGGGAAAGGGCCGGCGAGGCGCCGTGCTCACCAGGATCGACGAGTCGGGGCGGGTGCCCCTCGTGAGGACCACCACGCGCTACGGCAGCCCGGCGCAGCCCTTCCGGCCGGTCCACGAACGCCTCGCGCGACGCATCCGGGAACGGGCCGCCCTCCCCGGCCGCTTCGACAACGCTCTCGTCGAGAGCTACACCCACGCCTACCGGACCATGGGGAGCCATTCCGACCAGGCCCTCGACCTGGCCGAGAACTCCTTCATCGCCGTGTTCTCCTGCTACCGGGACCCCTCGGCGGGCCCGTCGAGGAAGCTGGTCTTCGAGGAGAAGGGGCCCGGAACGGAGACGTTCGAGATCCCCCTCGCCCACCACGGCGTCGTGGCGTTCTCCACCGCCACGAACCGGCGCCTCAGACACCGGATCCTCCTCGACGCGCCCGCCCAGGCACCGGACAACACGTGGCTGGGCGTGACCTTCCGGATGTCGAAGACCCTCGTCCGCTACCACGACGGCCACGTCCACCTGCCGGAGGGAGCGCGCCTGACGGCCGCCGACGAGGAGCAGCGGCGCGCGTTCTACCGGCTGCGGCGCCGCGAGAACGAGGAGACGGACTTCGTCTACCCGCCGCTGACGTACACCGTCAGCGAGAGCGATCTGATGCCGCCCCGCCCGCCCGACGGGAGCGGCTGA
- a CDS encoding GntR family transcriptional regulator, producing the protein MPAVAPTRTKQPPAADRVYMHVKQAVLDRRYEGGTLLTEGELAQAVGVSRTPVREALLKLEMEGLLKLYPKKGALVLAVSAQEIADVVETRLLVEEFAVRRAVPAPPALIARLEELLEEQKRRAEAGDLAEVAVTDRCFHAEIVRHAGNQILARLYDQMRDRQLRMGVAVMQSQPDRIAKNIAEHAEILDRIKAGDVEGAAHCVRQHLSWVKVLARGEER; encoded by the coding sequence ATGCCCGCCGTCGCACCCACCCGCACCAAGCAGCCGCCCGCGGCCGACCGCGTCTACATGCACGTCAAGCAGGCGGTGCTCGACCGCCGCTACGAGGGAGGCACCCTCCTCACCGAAGGGGAACTGGCCCAGGCCGTCGGGGTGTCCCGGACGCCCGTGCGCGAGGCGCTACTCAAGCTGGAGATGGAAGGGCTGCTCAAGCTCTACCCCAAGAAGGGCGCTCTCGTGCTCGCCGTGTCCGCGCAGGAGATCGCGGACGTCGTCGAGACCCGTCTCCTCGTCGAGGAGTTCGCCGTACGGCGGGCCGTGCCCGCGCCGCCCGCGCTGATCGCCCGGCTCGAGGAACTCCTGGAGGAGCAGAAGCGGCGGGCCGAGGCCGGTGACCTCGCCGAGGTCGCCGTCACCGACCGCTGCTTCCACGCCGAGATCGTGCGCCACGCCGGCAACCAGATCCTGGCCCGGCTGTACGACCAGATGCGCGACCGGCAGCTGCGGATGGGCGTCGCCGTCATGCAGTCGCAGCCCGACCGGATCGCCAAGAACATCGCCGAACACGCCGAGATCCTGGACCGGATCAAGGCCGGGGACGTGGAGGGCGCCGCCCACTGCGTGCGCCAGCACCTCAGCTGGGTCAAGGTGCTCGCCCGGGGTGAGGAGCGGTGA
- a CDS encoding maleylpyruvate isomerase family mycothiol-dependent enzyme: MTVHPSLQNYADAWTHSVEAIAELVQPLVEGEWNRATPCPGWSVRDIVSHVIGMETEMLGDPRPIHSLPRDLFHVRSDFARYMEMQVDVRRHHTAPEMTAELEYVLIRRARQLRNENRSPDTLIRAPLGAEQTLELAYRMRAFDCWVHEQDLRTALGVPGNLDSPGAYITRDVLLEALPHVVAKEAGAPASSAVVFDVSGPVEFLRTVRVDAEGNGSVDGAPSLGPAVTLATDWETYVRLACGRVRPADVADRVKIEGDEDLARAILAHFAVTPN; this comes from the coding sequence GTGACCGTCCATCCCAGCCTCCAGAACTACGCCGACGCCTGGACCCACTCCGTCGAAGCGATAGCCGAGCTGGTGCAGCCGCTCGTCGAGGGCGAGTGGAACCGCGCCACACCGTGCCCGGGCTGGTCGGTCCGCGACATCGTCTCCCATGTCATCGGCATGGAGACCGAGATGCTCGGCGATCCGCGCCCCATCCACAGCCTGCCCCGCGACCTCTTCCACGTGCGCAGCGACTTCGCCCGCTACATGGAGATGCAGGTCGACGTGCGGCGGCACCACACCGCGCCGGAGATGACCGCGGAGCTGGAGTACGTCCTGATCCGGCGGGCCCGGCAGCTGCGCAACGAGAACCGGTCGCCCGACACCCTGATCCGCGCCCCTCTCGGCGCCGAGCAGACCCTGGAACTGGCCTACCGGATGCGCGCCTTCGACTGCTGGGTGCACGAGCAGGACCTGCGCACCGCGCTGGGCGTCCCCGGCAACCTGGACTCCCCCGGCGCGTACATCACCCGTGACGTGCTCCTGGAGGCGCTGCCGCACGTGGTGGCGAAGGAGGCGGGGGCTCCGGCGAGTTCGGCGGTCGTCTTCGACGTGAGCGGCCCGGTGGAGTTCCTGCGCACGGTGCGGGTGGACGCCGAGGGCAACGGTTCCGTCGACGGCGCGCCCTCGCTCGGGCCCGCGGTGACGCTGGCGACGGACTGGGAGACCTATGTCCGGCTGGCCTGCGGCCGGGTCCGGCCGGCCGATGTGGCCGACCGGGTGAAGATCGAGGGCGACGAGGACCTGGCCCGCGCGATCCTCGCCCACTTCGCGGTCACGCCGAACTGA